From Candidatus Atelocyanobacterium thalassa isolate ALOHA, a single genomic window includes:
- a CDS encoding DUF3155 domain-containing protein, which produces MARKRKRKSRRRQEGRKILELVPQYNIESGEDKPVTAARKYIHGIGIQAPALLVVRRNEHTTDRYFWAEKGLFGAQYVEENHFLFPSLKEFQPQVQKMSMKTSIMG; this is translated from the coding sequence TTGGCAAGAAAGCGCAAACGTAAGAGTCGCCGTCGCCAAGAGGGGCGAAAAATTCTTGAACTTGTTCCTCAATACAATATTGAGAGCGGTGAAGATAAACCAGTAACTGCTGCTAGAAAATATATTCATGGAATAGGAATACAAGCACCAGCTTTATTGGTTGTTAGGCGTAACGAACATACTACTGATAGATATTTTTGGGCTGAAAAAGGTTTATTCGGCGCTCAGTATGTTGAAGAAAATCATTTTTTATTTCCTAGTTTAAAAGAATTTCAGCCACAAGTTCAAAAAATGTCTATGAAAACTTCTATCATGGGTTGA
- the deoC gene encoding deoxyribose-phosphate aldolase, whose protein sequence is MESQLNINIADYIEHSSLNPNYTDEDVKTLCEEAQYFKFPSVCVYPNSVSQAVQLLHRTNISVCTVIGFPAGATTSSVKLYEAQEASDNGAKELNVMINLGELKSGNSKFIYDEISSICEITKKTIKVVLESNLLTNTEKNLAVEVCTDAGAKYIETNTGWFGGITKIDIEYLNKICAGKIGIKASGGIQTFKQASDLYELGAIRIGTSHGINIVRNQNK, encoded by the coding sequence ATGGAATCTCAATTAAATATTAATATTGCTGACTATATCGAGCACTCATCGCTTAATCCTAATTATACTGATGAAGATGTTAAAACACTATGTGAAGAAGCTCAATATTTTAAATTCCCCAGCGTATGTGTATACCCTAATTCAGTCTCTCAAGCAGTTCAGCTACTCCATAGAACCAACATATCTGTATGTACGGTAATTGGATTTCCTGCAGGTGCTACTACTTCATCAGTTAAACTTTATGAAGCACAAGAAGCGTCTGATAATGGTGCTAAGGAATTGAATGTCATGATAAATCTTGGAGAATTAAAATCAGGTAATTCAAAGTTTATTTATGATGAAATATCATCGATATGTGAAATAACAAAAAAAACAATCAAGGTAGTTTTAGAAAGTAATTTATTAACAAATACAGAAAAGAATTTAGCCGTTGAAGTTTGCACAGATGCCGGAGCTAAATATATAGAAACTAATACTGGATGGTTTGGAGGAATTACAAAGATCGATATTGAATATTTAAATAAAATTTGCGCTGGTAAAATTGGAATCAAAGCTTCTGGGGGAATTCAAACTTTTAAACAAGCCTCAGATTTATACGAATTAGGTGCAATTCGTATAGGTACTTCTCACGGTATCAATATAGTGAGAAATCAAAATAAATAA
- a CDS encoding cofactor assembly of complex C subunit B: MNNFSLISTFFLTLLLTIGLFFFIRASVKERTEKEKLILQVSRVLLIKQIKNYFEKRSYQVTSNQENKIVFEGTVRPSWFLAIFLSILSLTGLLCLGLILSFLYQPLTPMFLSLGILSPITGLFYWRKACKIETVSVSFEHSTEKIEDNSTCCILTGHRDEIAQFKKAFSL; encoded by the coding sequence GTGAATAATTTTTCTTTAATTTCTACTTTTTTTTTAACGCTTTTACTAACTATAGGACTATTTTTCTTTATTCGCGCTTCTGTAAAAGAACGTACGGAAAAAGAAAAACTTATTTTACAAGTCTCTAGAGTACTTTTAATAAAACAGATTAAAAATTACTTTGAAAAACGATCCTATCAAGTCACCTCTAATCAAGAAAATAAAATTGTTTTTGAGGGAACAGTCCGTCCTAGCTGGTTTCTTGCAATTTTCTTAAGTATTTTATCTTTAACTGGTTTGTTATGTCTTGGGCTAATATTATCATTTCTTTATCAGCCACTAACCCCTATGTTCTTAAGCTTAGGAATTTTATCTCCCATAACAGGTTTGTTTTATTGGAGGAAAGCATGCAAAATTGAGACAGTATCTGTATCTTTCGAGCATTCTACGGAAAAAATAGAAGACAACTCTACTTGTTGTATTTTGACAGGTCACCGTGATGAAATAGCTCAATTTAAGAAAGCTTTTTCTTTGTAA
- a CDS encoding GAF domain-containing sensor histidine kinase: MFSATAKISYPSSDFISLCQSQITLLAKILQAEWSAVYLTSEKDNQQIDLIPIVVYPADGTTKNTFANHIDCIEEKEIATIPIFRGDLSSISEDLSNINNSSSNLFASEPYQVGFPLVYEGMVLGVLVTRRFNYPWKQDELAQIKKIANTLAIARSLDKRQAFSKKQLHQQKLLHKQEYDRLENLFHQLRNPLTALKIFGKLLLKRLVSDEQSFAVVKNIVREGEHLEDLIQEFETNQISINTSLDIIPLNASPMAISRNSLSSLLPSQSLDLHEIYTSEVLEDILISMKPIAQNKSIILQIESPQYLQPVLANVFGLREVVSNLIDNSIKYTPSSGKVNIKLGIFKIINNKQYQGICIQDAGIGIPIEDQPYVFERHYRGAKTQDSTLGNGLGLSIVKELVNKMNGIVELSSPIDFKNNQGTQFIIWLSLKDSDCITT; encoded by the coding sequence ATGTTCTCTGCTACAGCAAAAATTTCTTACCCGAGTTCAGATTTTATTTCTTTATGTCAATCACAAATCACCCTTTTAGCTAAAATTCTACAAGCGGAGTGGAGTGCTGTATATTTGACTTCAGAAAAAGATAATCAACAGATAGATCTTATACCAATAGTTGTTTATCCAGCCGATGGGACAACTAAAAATACTTTTGCTAATCATATTGACTGTATTGAAGAAAAAGAAATTGCTACCATACCAATTTTCAGAGGAGATTTGTCATCTATTTCCGAAGATTTATCTAATATAAATAATAGTAGTAGTAACCTTTTTGCATCAGAACCTTATCAAGTAGGATTTCCTTTAGTATATGAAGGAATGGTTTTAGGAGTTTTAGTAACAAGAAGATTTAATTACCCTTGGAAACAGGATGAATTAGCTCAAATCAAAAAGATAGCAAATACTTTAGCCATCGCACGTTCATTAGATAAACGTCAAGCATTCTCTAAAAAACAATTACATCAACAAAAGCTATTACATAAACAAGAATATGATCGACTTGAGAATTTATTTCATCAGTTAAGAAATCCATTAACAGCCTTAAAAATTTTTGGTAAATTATTACTTAAACGTCTGGTATCTGATGAACAAAGTTTTGCCGTAGTTAAAAATATAGTAAGAGAAGGAGAGCATTTAGAAGATTTAATTCAAGAATTCGAGACCAATCAAATTTCAATAAATACCAGTTTAGATATTATTCCTTTAAATGCTAGCCCCATGGCTATTTCCAGAAATTCGTTATCTTCTCTACTTCCATCACAATCTTTAGATTTACATGAAATATATACATCAGAGGTTTTAGAAGATATCTTGATTTCGATGAAACCCATTGCACAGAATAAAAGCATAATTCTGCAAATAGAATCCCCACAATATTTACAACCAGTTTTGGCAAATGTTTTCGGTTTGAGGGAAGTAGTTAGTAATTTAATTGACAATAGTATTAAATATACACCTTCATCTGGAAAAGTGAATATTAAATTAGGAATATTTAAAATAATCAATAATAAACAATATCAAGGAATTTGCATTCAAGATGCAGGTATAGGTATTCCTATTGAAGATCAACCATATGTTTTTGAGAGGCATTATAGAGGAGCAAAAACACAAGACAGTACACTAGGTAATGGCCTAGGTTTATCAATTGTCAAAGAATTAGTTAATAAAATGAACGGAATTGTTGAATTGTCGAGTCCAATTGATTTTAAAAATAATCAAGGAACACAATTTATAATATGGCTATCTTTAAAAGATTCAGATTGCATAACAACTTGA